The genomic interval CAACAGCTTTTCAGCAAAAGTTTCAGACGTCATCTTTGTTGCCGTTATATTAGGAAATGCATAAAAGGCGCCACCAGGCAAATGACAGCTTAGCCCCATATCATTTAATGATTGCACAATAAAATTCCTTCTGCGGCGATAGCTTTTTTTCATTTCTTCTACATCATTTTGACCATTTCTTAGTGCTTCAAGTCCAGCATATTGCGCCATTGTAGGTGCACACATTAAACTGTACTGATGAATTTTCAGCATCGCTTGGATTAATTCCTCTGGTCCACAAACAAATCCTAATCTCCAGCCAGTCATTGCAAAACCTTTTGAAAAACCAGAAAGCAGAATTGTACGCTCCCATGCTCCTTTAATTGCCGCTGTACTTGTATATGCTTCGTCATAGCAAAGTTCTGCATATATTTCATCTGACAGAATAAGCAAATCATATTTTTCTGCAACTTCCACGATTTCTGCAAGCTCTGCTTTAGAAAGGGTTGTTCCTGTAGGATTATTCGGCGAACAAATCATTATTGCTTTTGTACGGTCGGTTATTACTCCCTCTAACTGATAAGGCTTAATCTTGAAATCATTCTCTTTTAAGCTTTGAACAGGAATTGGCACCCCACCAGCAAGTGTAACTAATGGTGCATAGGAAACAAAACACGGTTCTACAACAATAACTTCTTCTCCCTGGTTAAGAATAGCCCGTAAAGCGATATCGATTGCCTGACTTGCACCAACCGTAACTATTATTTCAGAAGCTGGCTTATAGAAAACCGAAAATCGTTTTTGCATATAATGACTAATTTCCTCACGAAGCTCTAGAAGACCAGGGTTTGCTGTATAAGATGTATGTCCTTGTTCTAGTGATAAAATGGCCGCCTCTCTTGTTGACCAAGAAGTAACAAAGTCTGGCTCTCCTACACCGAGAGACACAACGCCTTCCATACTGGATGCTAAATCAAAGAATCTGCGTATTCCAGAAGGCTTCATTTCCTCTACTTTCCGTGCAATATAGCTCTTGGTTTGCTTCATTATGGTGACACCACAATTCTTTTATCATCATCTGACGGTTCAAATATCGTTCCATCATGTTTATATTGTTTTAAAATAAAATGAGTAGTGGTAGAAATTACAGAATCAAGGGTTGAAAGCTTCTCCGAAACAAATCTTGCCACTTCATTCATAGATTTCCCTTCAATAATTACCGATAAATCATATGCCCCAGACATTAAATAGAGGGACTTAACTTCCTTAAAACGGTAAATTCTTTGAGCCACCTCATCAAAGCCAACACCTCTTTTCGGCGTTACTTTGACATCAATCATTGCAGTAACGCCTTCATGCCCTTCCACTTTTGACCAATCTACAATGGATGTATAGCGCACAACTATATTTTCTGTCTCTAATTTAGTAATCATTTCTTTTGTATTTTCTAACTCTTCACCAATCATTTTTGCAATATCTTCGTCAGAAATCCTTGCATCTTTTTCCAAAATCTCTGCAATTTCAATTTCTTTTTCTGTTAATTTCATGTTCATCCTCCTGATCGCCTTGAAATATTCTCATTATACCAAATTATCACTAAATTTTTCGCGCATTTTTAAATTTGGGCTCCAGTTAATTAAAACAAATAATTATTCAAAGAAGTAGCCGAAAAAGCATACTTCTTTTTTGATTAATGATACAAATACACCCGCAGGAAAAAGTTGAAGGAGTTTAAACTTCACCTACAGAATGATTCAGACAACTATTTAACAATAAGTTTGTAAGCCCGTTATTTCCTTAAAATGAACAGGTGCCGCTATGTTTTACGGCCATGAGTTTTTTGGAGATTGCTAAGCAACTTGTTATTGGAATAGATTCGTCAAAAGAAAATTCATAAATTGCTTGGATTGCATTCGCTAAATCTTTTTCCAACTCTAAATCATGTAACGCTTGAAGACTATCAGCAATTTCAGTATCATAATTTCCCTCTCCTATTAAAAAAGGGTCCCATTCATTTAATAGACGCACAAATTCTATATTCATTTCTTGGCTATTCATTTTCTGTCACCCTTTGCTCCATTTTGCTGAAACTATTCTATCATATATCATCTTAAAGAACATAACTCAAAAAAAAGAGAAACGTCCAAGTTTTTCGAGCGTTTCAAATTGTAAATTTATATTGACAATTCAGTATTTTAGCTTTATTATTCATTTAGTGAAAATTTCATATTTACTTATCAAGAGAGATTGAGGGAACAGGCCCGATGACATCCAGCAACCTCCTTTCCTAAAGGAAGGTGCTAACTCCTGCAGAATAGGTTATTCTGAAAGATAAGATCGGTTATATGCATACGATACTTCTTTCAAATGAAAGAAGTTTTTTTATTTTATAGGAGGTTTTAACATTCCATATGTAAGTCGTGATAAAACAAGCTTATGTTCATGTAAAGGAGGATCCGTCATTTCTAATGATACAAATTAACGATTTGGTGAAAGTATACAAAACGAAGAAAGAACAAGTTATAGGTGTAGACCATGTCTCTTTCCTACGATTAGTCAAGTAGTTATTAAAAAATATTTGAACTTGATAGTACTATTTTTGAGCATGACAAATAACCTCAGCTATTCTATTAAATTTTTCAAACTGAGGTATTGTGTGGTATACTTTTTATGTGTTATTGGTCCTTAGAGACCGTGTACGAGTATTCGTACTTTGTATTGTTCCTGACCATGGAATAGATACATTTCAATAGCTTGTTCATGCAAGCTACAGTGGCAACCCTGTCCTTTTTGGCCTGAGGTTGCTTTTTTAATTTATAATAATAATCCACAATATGATTGGGGGCAGCTTTTTGTTGGCGTATCATGTTCTTAACGATAAGATATAAGACTTTTCTTCCTTTTGGATTTCCACGTTTATTGATATGGTCTTGACCTGCATATTTACCAGATTGATACCTTCTAATATCTATGCCGATAAAGGCGTTCACTTTTTTATGATTAGAAAAGCGTGACAGATCGCCTATCTCACCAATAAGGAGTGCTGCGCTAATCTCCCCAATGCCAGGAAAGCTAGTAAGTAACTGGAATTCCGAAAGTTGTCGGGCCTTCACAATTAATTGTTCGGAAACCATTTTTTTCTCCTCTAATAGATGAAGAAGTTGTCGTGCATAATATTGAACTTTTTGAGTTGGAACACTATCTGGTGAAACAGCTGGATAAGATTCTTGCGCGTATTCAATGATTAACTTCGCCTTCTCCATAGCTCGATTTTCTGATATCTTCTTATGCGTAGTTTTCATCAATAAATTTTTAATCTTGGTTCTACTTGTCTGTAATACTAATTCAGGATGTGGAAATAACTCTATTAGTGTTAAAGCATAAGGTGTTACTCTACTGGAAAAGAATCGTTCAAGCTCCGGAAAGCTTACTTGAAGTGCATGGTGCAAGTACATCCGAGTATGTTTTATTTGTCCTTCTATTTCTTGATAAAAGCGCGAAAGATCACGAAGTTCTGTATAAATTTCAGGTTGTTGTACTTTTTCTGATCGATCCACAAATGGATGAATTTGTGCTAATTTATGGGCATCATGTTTGTCTGTTTTCCAGCTTCTGAGTGTTCCCTGTTCTAGTTGTTTCTTGGCTTCCAGAGGATTTAATAAGAAATAGGTTAAATTGTTTTTCTGACAAAAGGTCTCCACTGGCTTCGAATATATACCAGTTGATTCGAAAACAATTTTAGGTTCTTCTGGAAGGCTATGAATCTCTTCCAGTAATGCTTGAAACCCAAACTTATTGTGAAGTATTTCCCCTTCTGAAAGACATGTTTGACCGTCATATAAGACTTTGTAACTTTTCCCCATAGAAATATCTAAAGCAATAATTAATTCCAATGTTTTTCCTCTCTCTTCTTTATCATTTTGAAAGATCTTCACTTATTCATTTCGATTCCAATTTCCTATACACGAGCTCTTTGGCCCCAACATACTTAAAGCTGATTCAAAAATGAAAGCGAAGAAGCTCCGTTTATCATTCGGATTCGAGATCCCTGAGGCTGGTCGAGCTTTCTTTCACTTCTCACTATAACTTAAAAAAGAAAAATAGTGGGCAAAGTCATCCGTCGATGACCTTACCCACTAATCTTAGTATGTTTATCTATACAAAAAGGAGAAATATTTGGAATCGTAGGCTATAGCGGTGCTGGAAAAAGTTCTCTTCTTCGATGTCTCAATTTATTGGAAAAGCCTACGAGCGGAGAAATTATTATTGATAATATCTCTTTAACAAAGTTGAATCAAAGGCAATTAAGAGCAGCTCGATTAAAAATAGGAATGATTTTCCAACATTTTTATCTTGTCAGTAGTAAAACCGTTTATGAAAATATCGCCTTTGCTCTTAAAGCTGCAAGTTTACCAACAAAAAAAATCCATGCACGCGTTTTAGAGTTGCTCGACATGGTAGGATTAACGGATAAAAAAGATGTCTTTCCTGCCCAATTGAGCGGAGGACAAAAACAAAGGGTTGGAATTGCTAGAGCACTTGCCAATAATCCAACAGTACTGCTTTGTGATGAAGCAACTTCTGCTCTGGACCCAAGTACAACAAAATCTATTCTAGCCTTGTTAAAAAAAATTAATAAGGACCTTGGCTTAACCATTGTACTAATCACTCATGAAATGGAAGTTGTAAAAGATATTTGTGACCG from Niallia sp. FSL W8-0635 carries:
- a CDS encoding Lrp/AsnC family transcriptional regulator; protein product: MKLTEKEIEIAEILEKDARISDEDIAKMIGEELENTKEMITKLETENIVVRYTSIVDWSKVEGHEGVTAMIDVKVTPKRGVGFDEVAQRIYRFKEVKSLYLMSGAYDLSVIIEGKSMNEVARFVSEKLSTLDSVISTTTHFILKQYKHDGTIFEPSDDDKRIVVSP
- a CDS encoding aminotransferase, which encodes MKQTKSYIARKVEEMKPSGIRRFFDLASSMEGVVSLGVGEPDFVTSWSTREAAILSLEQGHTSYTANPGLLELREEISHYMQKRFSVFYKPASEIIVTVGASQAIDIALRAILNQGEEVIVVEPCFVSYAPLVTLAGGVPIPVQSLKENDFKIKPYQLEGVITDRTKAIMICSPNNPTGTTLSKAELAEIVEVAEKYDLLILSDEIYAELCYDEAYTSTAAIKGAWERTILLSGFSKGFAMTGWRLGFVCGPEELIQAMLKIHQYSLMCAPTMAQYAGLEALRNGQNDVEEMKKSYRRRRNFIVQSLNDMGLSCHLPGGAFYAFPNITATKMTSETFAEKLLMEEKVAVVPGSVFGESGEGHVRCSYASSLQQLQEAMKRIKRFVDKHTY
- a CDS encoding IS110 family transposase, with the protein product MKIFQNDKEERGKTLELIIALDISMGKSYKVLYDGQTCLSEGEILHNKFGFQALLEEIHSLPEEPKIVFESTGIYSKPVETFCQKNNLTYFLLNPLEAKKQLEQGTLRSWKTDKHDAHKLAQIHPFVDRSEKVQQPEIYTELRDLSRFYQEIEGQIKHTRMYLHHALQVSFPELERFFSSRVTPYALTLIELFPHPELVLQTSRTKIKNLLMKTTHKKISENRAMEKAKLIIEYAQESYPAVSPDSVPTQKVQYYARQLLHLLEEKKMVSEQLIVKARQLSEFQLLTSFPGIGEISAALLIGEIGDLSRFSNHKKVNAFIGIDIRRYQSGKYAGQDHINKRGNPKGRKVLYLIVKNMIRQQKAAPNHIVDYYYKLKKQPQAKKDRVATVACMNKLLKCIYSMVRNNTKYEYSYTVSKDQ
- a CDS encoding DUF1871 family protein, with product MNSQEMNIEFVRLLNEWDPFLIGEGNYDTEIADSLQALHDLELEKDLANAIQAIYEFSFDESIPITSCLAISKKLMAVKHSGTCSF